The Panicum hallii strain FIL2 chromosome 9, PHallii_v3.1, whole genome shotgun sequence genome has a window encoding:
- the LOC112875919 gene encoding ABC transporter B family member 20-like yields MVPTGLFGWASPHVQPLTPVSEVSEPPESPSPYGDGPAGDAGVGAREGEGTGAGEEEVEEDEVEPPPAAVSFWRLFEFADGVDWALMAAGALAAAAHGAALVVYLHYFGRALNLLDSERVESALHGRSDELLHRFKEHALYIVYIAAGVFIAGWIEVSCWILTGERQTAVIRSKYVQVLLNQDMSFFDTYGNNGDIVSQVLSDVLLIQSAISEKVGNYIHNMATFVGGLIVGLLNCWQIALLTLATGPLIVAAGGISNIFLHRLAENIQDAYAEAASIAEQAVSYIRTLYAFTNETLAKYSYATSLQATLRYGILISLVQGIGLGFTYGLAICSCALQLWVGRHLIHKRKADGGEVVVALFSVILSGLGLNQAATNFYSFEQGRIAAYRLYEMISRSTSSANQEGITLPQVQGNIEFRNVYFSYLSRPEIPILSGFFLTVPARKTVALVGRNGSGKSSIIPLMERFYDPTLGEVLLDGENIKNLKVEWLRSQIGLVTQVPALLSLSIRENIAYGRSATFDQIEEAAKTAHAHGFISSLEKGYETQVGRAGIALTDEQKIKISIARAVLSNPSILLLDEVTGGLDFEAEKAVQEALDVLMLGRSTIIIARRLSLIKNADYIAVMEEGHLVEMGTHDELVNLDGLYAELLRCEEATKLPKRMPTKNSRERKSLQIEDASVSQYFQESSSPKMTKSPSLQRTHGMLQFWRSDTNRNSHDSPKDRSPPSEQTVDNGIPMVAIEAERVPSIKRQDSFEMKLPDLPKVDVHPIQRQSSKNSEPDSPISPLLTSDPKNERSHSQTFSRPQSERDDASSEHSELDEVQHQKPPSFWRLASLSIAEWPYALLGTIGAAIFGSINPLLAYTIALIVSAYYHIDTNDMRHEVNRWCLFIVGMGVITVLVNWLQHFYFGIMGEKMTERIRRMMFSAMLRNEVGWFDKEENNADTLSMRLANDATFVRAAFSNRLSIFIQDTAAVSVALLIGMLLGWRVALVALATLPVLVISAIAQKLWLAGFSRGIQEMHRKASLVLEDAVRNIYTVVAFCAGNKIMELYILHLGKILKQSLVQGLAIGFGFGLSQFLLFACNALLLWYTAISVDQQRLTIATGLKEYILFSFASFALVEPFGLAPYILKRRKSLMSVFEIIDREPKIDPDDTTGLKPPNVYGSIEFKNVDFSYPARPEILVLSNFNLKVSGGQTVAVVGVSGSGKSTIISLIERFYDPVSGQVLLDGRDLKSFNLRWLRSHMGLIQQEPVIFSTTIRENIIYARHNATEAEMKEAARIANAHHFISSLPHGYDTHVGMRGVDLTPGQKQRIAIARVVLKNAPILLLDEASSAIESESSRVVQEALDTLVMGNKTTILIAHRAAMMKHVDNIVVLNGGRIVEQGTHDSLMDQNGLYVRLMQPHFGKGLRQHRLM; encoded by the exons ATGGTGCCGACGGGGCTGTTCGGGTGGGCGTCGCCGCACGTGCAGCCGCTCACGCCCGTGTCCGAGGTCTCCGAGCCGCCGGAGTCGCCGTCGCCGTACGGGGACGGACCGGCGGGGGATGCGGGCGTGGGGGCGAGGGAGGGGGAAGgcaccggcgccggcgaggaggaggtggaggaagaCGAGGTcgagccgccgcccgcggccgTGTCATTCTGGAGGCTTTTCGAGTTCGCCGATGGGGTCGACTGGGCACTCATGGCTGCTGGGGCGCTCGCTGCTGCCGCGCATGGTGCGGCGCTCGTTGTGTACCTGCACTACTTCGGGAGGGCCCTTAATTTGCTCGACTCTGAGCGGGTTGAGTCAGCTCTCCATGGACGCAGCGATGAGCTGCTCCACCGATTTAAGGAG CATGCCTTGTATATCGTCTATATAGCTGCTGGTGTTTTCATCGCAGGATGGATAG AGGTATCATGCTGGATTCTCACTGGGGAACGGCAGACTGCTGTCATCAGATCAAAATACGTTCAGGTTTTGCTAAACCAAGACATGAGCTTCTTTGATACATATGGTAACAACGGTGATATAGTCAGTCAAGTGCTCAGTGATGTATTGCTCATTCAGTCAGCTATAAGCGAGAAA GTTGGGAACTACATACACAATATGGCTACATTTGTTGGTGGTCTCATTGTTGGCCTTCTCAATTGTTGGCAAATAGCACTTCTAACTCTTGCCACTGGACCCTTGATTGTTGCAGCAGGAGGAATATCTAACATATTCCTTCATAGGCTGGCTGAAAACATTCAAGATGCATACGCCGAAGCGGCTAGCATTGCTGAACAG GCTGTCTCATACATCAGGACACTGTATGCTTTTACAAATGAAACTCTTGCGAAGTACTCCTATGCTACCTCACTTCAAGCCACACTGAGATATGGAATTTTGATAAGCCTTGTCCAAGGAATTGGCCTTGGATTTACGTACGGACTTGCCATTTGCTCTTGTGCTTTGCAACTTTGGGTTGGAAGACATCTGATCCATAAACGAAAAGCTGATGGTGGTGAAGTTGTGGTAGCTTTATTCTCTGTAATTCTGAGCGGCCT TGGTTTGAATCAAGCAGCTACAAACTTCTATTCATTTGAGCAAGGACGCATTGCTGCTTATAGACTATATGAGATGATTAGTCGTTCAACTTCCAGTGCCAATCAAGAAGGGATCACCTTACCCCAAGTGCAGGGGAATATTGAATTTAGAAATGTGTATTTTAGCTACCTGTCTCGTCCAGAAATTCCAATATTAAGTGGATTCTTCCTCACTGTACCAGCGAGAAAAACTGTTGCACTTGTTGGTAGAAATGGCTCAGGGAAAAGCAGTATAATTCCTCTGATGGAGAGATTCTATGACCCAACATTAG GTGAAGTTCTTTTAGATGGCGAAAACAtaaaaaatttgaaagtagaatGGTTAAGAAGCCAAATTGGTCTGGTGACACAAGTACCAGCTTTATTGAGTTTAAGCATTCGGGAAAATATTGCTTATGGAAGATCTGCTACCTTTGATCAGATAGAAGAGGCAGCAAAGACAGCCCATGCCCATGGGTTCATCAGTTCACTTGAAAAGGGGTATGAAACCCAG GTTGGTCGAGCTGGTATAGCACTCACTGATGAACAAAAGATCAAAATTTCAATTGCCCGTGCTGTGCTTTCGAATCCATCCATTCTGTTGCTTGATGAGGTCACGGGAGGACTTGATTTTGAAGCTGAAAAGGCTGTCCAAGAAGCATTAGATGTTCTCATGTTGGGAAGATCAACCATTATAATTGCTAGACGTCTTAGCCTCATTAAAAATGCTGATTACATAGCTGTAATGGAGGAGGGTCATCTTGTTGAAATGGGTACACATGATGAACTAGTGAACTTAGATGGCCTTTATGCCGAGCTTTTAAGGTGTGAGGAAGCAACAAAACTTCCCAAAAG GATGCCTACCAAGAATAGCAGGGAGCGTAAGTCACTCCAAATTGAGGACGCATCAGTGAGCCAATACTTTCAAGAATCCTCCTCTCCTAAGATGACAAAATCACCTTCACTTCAAAGAACACATGGCATGCTTCAGTTTTGGCGATCAGATACCAACAGAAATTCTCATGATTCACCAAAGGACCGAAGTCCACCTTCAGAACAAACTGTGGACAATGGGATCCCTATGGTTGCAATTGAAGCTGAAAGAGTGCCATCCATCAAGAGACAGGATAGTTTTGAAATGAAACTGCCTGATCTTCCTAAAGTTGATGTCCACCCTATACAACGGCAGTCATCTAAGAATTCAGAACCTGACTCGCCCATATCTCCTCTTTTGACTTCTGATCCTAAGAATGAGCGTTCACATTCGCAAACTTTTAGCAGACCACAGAGTGAACGAGATGATGCGAGTTCTGAACACAGTGAACTGGATGAGGTTCAGCACCAGAAACCTCCATCCTTTTGGCGTCTTGCATCACTTAGTATTGCTGAATGGCCTTATGCACTTTTGGGTACAATTGGTGCTGCTATATTTGGCTCGATTAATCCTCTGCTTGCTTACACAATAGCACTTATTGTGTCAGCATACTATCATATAGACACCAATGATATGCGCCACGAAGTGAACAGGTGGTGTTTATTCATAGTCGGCATGGGTGTTATTACAGTGCTTGTCAACTGGTTGCAACATTTCTATTTTGGAATAATGGGGGAGAAGATGACTGAGCGCATAAGAAGGATGATGTTCTCTG CAATGCTGCGCAATGAAGTTGGATGGTTTGACAAAGAGGAGAACAATGCTGATACACTGTCCATGCGCCTGGCAAATGATGCTACATTTGTCCGTGCTGCCTTCAGTAACCGACTTTCCATCTTTATACAAGACACTGCTGCAGTATCTGTGGCTCTTCTTATTGGAATGTTGTTGGGATGGCGGGTGGCACTTGTTGCGCTTGCAACTTTACCAGTTCTTGTTATCTCTGCTATTGCACAG AAATTGTGGCTTGCTGGCTTCTCAAGAGGAATCCAAGAGATGCATAGAAAGGCTTCGTTAGTACTTGAAGATGCAGTACGGAACATATACACTGTAGTAGCATTCTGTGCTGGGAACAAGATAATGGAACTCTACATATTACATCTTGGCAAGATACTGAAGCAAAGTCTTGTGCAAGGATTGGCTATAGGCTTCGGCTTTGGTCTCTCGCAGTTTCTTCTTTTTGCCTGCAACGCTCTACTTCTTTGGTACACTGCTATTTCAGTTGACCAGCAACGTCTGACAATAGCCACAGGACTGAAAGAGTATATTCTCTTTTCATTTGCATCATTTGCATTGGTGGAGCCTTTTGGACTTGCACCTTACATACTTAAAAGGAGGAAATCTCTTATGTCAGTGTTTGAAATTATCGACCGTGAGCCAAAGATTGATCCTGATGATACCACTGGCTTGAAACCACCCAATGTCTATGGAAGTATTGAATTCAAGAATGTTGATTTCTCTTATCCTGCTCGCCCTGAAATTCTTGTGCTGAGCAATTTTAATCTTAAAGTTAGTGGTGGGCAAACAGTTGCAGTAGTAGGGGTTTCTGGATCAGGGAAAAGCACTATTATTTCTTTGATCGAGAGATTCTATGACCCGGTTTCTGGCCAAGTTCTACTGGATGGTCGAGATCTGAAGTCATTTAACCTGAGATGGTTGCGAAGCCACATGGGCCTGATTCAGCAAGAGCCAGTTATTTTCTCGACGACAATAAGAGAAAACATTATTTATGCAAGGCACAATGCAACAGAGGCTGAGATGAAGGAAGCTGCAAGGATAGCAAATGCTCATCATTTCATTAGCAGCTTGCCACACGGCTATGACACTCATGTGGGGATGAGAGGGGTTGATCTAACACCTGGTCAAAAGCAACGGATTGCCATTGCTAGGGTGGTTTTGAAGAATGCACCGATATTGTTGTTGGATGAGGCCAGCTCTGCTATCGAGTCTGAATCAAGTAGAGTGGTACAGGAAGCTCTCGACACTCTGGTCATGGGTAACAAGACAACGATTCTCATTGCGCACAGGGCAGCAATGATGAAGCATGTGGACAACATTGTTGTCCTAAATGGTGGTAGGATAGTTGAGCAGGGTACACATGACTCTCTGATGGACCAGAATGGTCTATATGTTAGATTGATGCAACCCCATTTTGGCAAGGGCCTTCGCCAGCATCGGCTAATGTAA